In Spirosoma pollinicola, the genomic window TCGCCGTTTGGTTTGCCGGTTTTAGGGTCCATCAAAATCAACTCGTCCAAACGGGATTCGATTTCTTTCCCGCTCGCATCACGCAGGTAACGTGTCAAATACAGGTTGTAATACCCGTATGATACGCTATTACGCAGGTTGTAATAAATATTGTAGAGCTGCGACGCATCGGCGATCTCGAAGGTGAATGATGGGGCATTTTTGATGTACCACTTCCCATCGTCGATATCCGTATATTCTTTATAAACTGCATTTGTGTCGCAACCGCCAATCAGCAATACCGTACACAACAGTAACCTTAAACCTTTCATACACATCACCCTAAATAGTATGCAAAGCTACAACGGTACAACTGGCTTTTCAAATGGCAAAAAACTACTTAACTAGTTTGCAAACGACAAAAATAGTTCTAGCTTTGTTCTATGGAAAAGTTAACAGCAAAAGAAGAAGAAGTGATGCAGGTAGTCTGGAAAATGGAGCAGGGCTATGTGAAAGACATGGTACCCCAGTTTACAAATCCTCCCTTGCACTATAATACGGTTTCGACTATTGTTCGCAACCTCGAAGAAAAGGGCTACATAGGTCATAAGGCATATGGCAATACGCACGAATACTACCCGATTATAACAAAGGAAGCGTATCAGAATCGGTTTGTGCTGACGAAAGTAGTCGACGAATATTTTGATAACTCCTACAAGAATCTGGTTAGCTACTTTGCTAAGAATGAGAAAATTTCGGCCGATGAGCTGCGGGAAATCCTGGCTATGATCGAGAAGAAATAAGTGGTATCCTCCCGGACGAACGTCCGATAGTTTTAACCGGACGCTGGTCCAGGATTCGTTACCCGTTATGGAAACTTTACGCTATATCGTGTTGGTAAACGGACTACTGGCCGTTGTGAGCGTTGCGTATTACTTTTTGCTCCGGCGCGAAACGTTCTTCGATGCCAATAGACTGGCCTTGTGGCTCGGTTTAGCCGGAGCCCTACTTCTCCCCTTACTTGAGTTACCTGACTGGCGTCCTCAACCGGTACGGTCGGTTATGCAGCATACGGCTCAGGTCATTGTGCCGCGCATACTACCAAAATCAGACTATTCATCTGGTGTAACGATTACATTTCCGAATCAAAAAACATATCTGGCCTTTCAGTCCCAACAAAAACGAGTTGTCTGGTCGTGGCAATTAGGATTACTACTGACTTACCTGGCTGGCCTTACTTTTTTGTTGATTCGGTTTGGTATTCAGTTGTTTTCGCTTCGCAAGCTTATTCGTCAGTCGGTGCATGAACCTTACGACGATTTCATACTGGTCCGAAATGAGACGGTCACCTCACCTTTTTCCTTTTTCAATCGGGTAGTTCTGAACCCCAATCAGCACACTCCCGATGAGTTAGACCAGATTCTAAGGCACGAGCGCGTTCATGTTCAGGAGCGACATAGTGTCGACATGATTACCGGGGAGTTCGTATGCATTGTATTTTGGTTTAATCCGGCGGCTTATCTGTTTCGGCACCTACTACACGAAATCCTCGAATTCAGTGCCGACCGGGCTGTTCTTACAGAAGGCATTGATGCGAAAGCCTATCAATATAATCTGCTGAAAGTGAGTTTATCGGTAGGGCAATTAGCCTTCACCAACCGGTTTAGCGGTCCTAGTTTACGCCAGCGCGTCGGGATGATTAATAGCCAACCCTCGGGGCCTTTGGCCTGGTGGCGATATTTACTTTGGCTATCAGTGATGGGTATTGTGGTACTGGCCTGCCAGCATGGGCGCATAGAAAACACCAAGATACATGATCAAACCTTTGCCCCGAATGCATTACCAGCCAGCACACCAACTCGAGCAATGGTTGTTGATTTGGAGGATAAAGGAACCTGGTACCGCCATCTGGCTCTATTCAGGACTAAATTCGGGACCGAGATCGTAGAAAGTAAACCGGTGGTTCTACAACTCAAAGGCAATCGCTTCGTATTACCCGACGATTATAAATACGAGTCAGCCATTTATATTGATGGAAAAGAGGTTGCAACAGAGGCATTAGCAAAGCTATCGCCGGAATTTATCAATGAACTGTTTGTCATGCATCAGTGGGAAAACATGGCGAACGTGGATGCTAAGGCTAAACCCTATCAGATAATTATCCAGACAAGTGGCAAACCCATTCGATTTGACGGC contains:
- a CDS encoding gliding motility lipoprotein GldH, which produces MKGLRLLLCTVLLIGGCDTNAVYKEYTDIDDGKWYIKNAPSFTFEIADASQLYNIYYNLRNSVSYGYYNLYLTRYLRDASGKEIESRLDELILMDPKTGKPNGDGLGDLFDHKFLIKRNYRFPKPGKYTMQLKQYMRQDPLLNIMSVGITVEKATQAH
- a CDS encoding BlaI/MecI/CopY family transcriptional regulator, whose product is MEKLTAKEEEVMQVVWKMEQGYVKDMVPQFTNPPLHYNTVSTIVRNLEEKGYIGHKAYGNTHEYYPIITKEAYQNRFVLTKVVDEYFDNSYKNLVSYFAKNEKISADELREILAMIEKK
- a CDS encoding M56 family metallopeptidase encodes the protein METLRYIVLVNGLLAVVSVAYYFLLRRETFFDANRLALWLGLAGALLLPLLELPDWRPQPVRSVMQHTAQVIVPRILPKSDYSSGVTITFPNQKTYLAFQSQQKRVVWSWQLGLLLTYLAGLTFLLIRFGIQLFSLRKLIRQSVHEPYDDFILVRNETVTSPFSFFNRVVLNPNQHTPDELDQILRHERVHVQERHSVDMITGEFVCIVFWFNPAAYLFRHLLHEILEFSADRAVLTEGIDAKAYQYNLLKVSLSVGQLAFTNRFSGPSLRQRVGMINSQPSGPLAWWRYLLWLSVMGIVVLACQHGRIENTKIHDQTFAPNALPASTPTRAMVVDLEDKGTWYRHLALFRTKFGTEIVESKPVVLQLKGNRFVLPDDYKYESAIYIDGKEVATEALAKLSPEFINELFVMHQWENMANVDAKAKPYQIIIQTSGKPIRFDGKRKQFFTLLQAAAISQHPLGETFSFNMNQLLEATFFHNKNALVERTKNEHLSVYDDYANSVEISINNLPATLADVKSIHVREVARLYTKERPYIEWFRADYPLPRFQLSIETAPKRAKRDSSYYVFSPFYTGDF